Below is a genomic region from Drosophila albomicans strain 15112-1751.03 chromosome 2R, ASM965048v2, whole genome shotgun sequence.
CAGAAACGCGCTCGTTTCTCGCCCAAAAGAAACGCCGCATTATCAAAAGCTAAGACAAAACAGGAAATTCACTTATACTCTTTCGCTcccactcgcacacacacactctctctcacactaAGACTCACTCTCGTGTAAGGAAATGCGCGCTGTTGAGCTTTTGCATTttgacatttcattttcaaaacaCAGATTCCATTGCGAACATCAGATGGAGTttttctgctctctctctttgttgcGCTCTTCTGCTCTCTCTAACTTTGCTCTCTCAGCACTCATTCCAATAGTGCTGTGTTTACTCTCACTCTGATGCTCTCCGCTaagtctctccctctctggcTGCAGAGGCGCCTTAGATGTGCGAAGCTCgaatattgtgtgtgtttaacaacaacaaatcctCGATAATGACATGTATGagaatgtaaacaaatgcAGCAGCGTTGAAACAATACaattattcttattcttatatTAACATGGTAAACATCTCATGCTGTGAACGCGAGAATAAACTGAAAACCATAATTATCTGCCAACTTTTGACGAACGTTGTATGCACTTCCTTTTCTTTAAGAAATTCCTTTTTGAAAAGGAGACGATTTTGTGCCTTGTATAGTATTTCTGTTCCTGAATTTATATTGATGACAAATTTAGTGTTCTCaataatcatatatatatatatggtaatgcatttctttttcattcCTGTAAGAAATTCTTTCGATGCCAAACTTTATATCGTGTCTTTAGTATCATAAACATATGATATAAACTGTTGTTTATATGTCTTTATATGTTACGCCTATGTGGGCCAAGtttcacacaacaacaatacttTGCCTATTTTTATGTGctgtcataaatatttttcatggCATTGTAATATCCTCGGCTAGAGTATCAAAAGAATGAGCTCAAGGCTGTTTGCTCTGTTCAAGGGACAAGTGTATACATTAGAAATTGTTTTAGTCATGCATTGTATTATATTACACACATTATAATGGgcgcaaaataaatgaatgagaATTCACACTGTTGCTCCGGTCGTATGCGTGATGTGTCAACCTGTATAAACAGCAAATGAAATCTAGATGCtttaacagcaacaagcggATAATTGAGAAAACGACCAACATACAATTATAATGTTTATACCTTTTCTAATGCACGACAAGAATATTAACATAccatataattattattcgattacgcggaataaaagtaaaatttaaatatttcatcgCCTAAATAGCAGGAAATGTCATttcaaaagcataaaaatagttattatctttatatgtttatttttgaggAAATACCCCCAATAAATCGGAAATAGATAATCGACGCTGAGCATAAGTTCAATCAGCTAACTGGACTCGTGTTAGTCGGAATCACCttgattattgttattggtaTTCATAGCCGGCAAACCGGCATTCCTCGATTATATTGCAGTCAACAGGCGACGTCGATTCCAACTTCTGTGAAATCTAATCAATACTAGTGCTTTACTAAGTATAATTCAAACGAATTGGCGACCATAAACCATCCATAGAATCTTATCAGTTGATAAGCAAAGTGTGTGTTGCTGAGCTATTTGCGGAcaatatgaataattttttgttttattgaaagtttgaattttgtgcatttttcgCATAGTAATGGTGATTAAATTTCGTTAcacattattttgatttctttttcgGTTTTGCTGTTACCTTCAACCAAAGCGTATCACAATTTGGTTTTATGCTTTTTGTGATAACCGCATAAAATTCGTTGAGGATGCTCAATGCAACTTCAGCTTCAAGTGCTGCTCAAAAGCAGACGGTagacacaaaaacaacaaacacacaaacgcacacacagagaaaatgtattttgggGGTTGATTTTTGGGCGTTGAAAAGCGCTTTTCACTAATTCAATGCGACATTGAAATtgcgagcagcagcatccaAAAATTTTGCAGACgtagacgacgacgatgacgatgactaCATCCAGAGACAGCGCCAAATGGGCGAATGACTAGACGGGATGCCGGCTGCGTTTGCTAAATAAAGCCGGCGACCGGAAGGGCGGCAACATTTTTTGGCtgcaaccaaaaaataaaagaaaaacaacaaaaaaaataagggaGACTCGACtctgcacatacatatattttacttCTTTTCAAGGGTTTCGACTGTGCATAAATTATACGATTATTTGGCCAGCAGATTATCAGCTCGTCGTTGAGATACAGattaagagagagagtgagagagagcgaagtgAAGGGGGAGTTAAAGTAAAGGGTgcttcgtgtgtgtgtgtgagaattCTCTTTTCGGCTTCATAAATGTTGTGTGGCTAgtacataaaatatgcatgatgGACACGTGGCTTGGCTGGTCAAACGAATATCGGGTATAAAAGGGTTCCAAATTGCACCAATTGATTCTGATTTGATTTCTCAGCAACTTGAACTTTATTGCGGTATTAGCTTGTGATACACGTACGTGGATATATAgagcatacatatttaaacaataattagGCGGCGTTTGAGCAAAACGCAGTTAACGTTAACGTATTGGCCGGAAGACAAAGAGATATCGGCCCCGTTAAGATTTCGGTCGTTGGCGGCGGTCAGAAAGGTACAAAAATTTGGCGGCGCGAGCGCATCGAAATGACAAATGATCCGGATTTAGATGATTGTGCATTTCTATCAggtaaatgaacaaaaaacaattaagaaaccTACATtcgagtgagctcgactgtgagatacccattttcaataaaaaaaatattatcaaaatataccgcaaatatatactaaatactagatttggtatatcgactgtgagatacctgctacatATTCTCAATAAAacttattctaaaaatatacctcataaatatactaaacactAATAGATACTGACTATGTgcaataatatactaaaatatataccaaatgtagaaTTTGGTATAAGGAAATTgcaccacattcaaaatatatttcaaaaatataccaacaatataccataaaatactaaaatatgtcaactactttatttggtatatcacaATTAcactacactcaaaatatattctaaaatatgtaAACTGTACGCCAtcatatactaaattataccaaataatatatttggtatatcgaaattacactacattcaaaatatattataaatataccaaatattcaccacaaaataataagatatactaaatactatatttggtatatcaaaattacactactttcaaaatatattataaaaatataccaacaatataccataaaatactaaaatacaccaaatactATTTTTGGTACATCAAAATTACACTACACTCAAAACAAATTCTGAAATATTATAACTATACAccataatatactaaaatatagcgaatactatatttggtatatcgaaaatacactactttcaaaatataccatagactaataagtataccagattgtcagccaaagcaactaaaacccgtTTGCAGTATTGGCATTGCAATTATCAAAcgtgcaaatatttacactctatataaaaattatatgtgACTTTCACATCTCCAGactttaattacatttattcgCTTCACAGGTGGCGAATCGAGCGGCGGACGTCAGACGCGCAACGGAGTCGCTGTCTGCTCGCAGAGACGCGCTCTCCTCGTTGCCGGCATCGTGCTCGGCTCCCTTTTGCTGACGGCGATTATCATTGCCTACGCTGGACCACAAAATGGTAGGTTGCATTGTGCACACttgtatttgcatttccatttcgcttgcgtttttctttttttttatctctttttgtttttcctccCGCCTTTTTTTCCTCACCACaacaaaaggcagcaacagcaataacaaaaagcaGACGTTGGCAATGCGCCTCGTTCTTTTGCCGCTTGTTAACAAATATGTTTTCCGTTTGTATTTGCACACTGGGGAAGCTGTTTATCACGTCTTTTGTCAAttactctcacacacacacatgttgtACCACATTGCGTATGCTTAATTTTGAGATAATGTTACGGCGATAAGTGACAGAATGGGAGCTCTGCATGAATGCTAGTAGAGTTGAGTGAGATGGCGCCATGTTGTCTAGGGGAATAGAGAGAATAATTcagtaatttgcatttgattaacaaaatgttataaattttttatttaattagcagACTAAGATAATTAAAGAAGAAACTTTCATTATTACTAAAGCAAGTGAAGTAGTTAAAGTCTTAGAACTTTGTTCGACCAATTTTAAAGAGTTTAGCATCATTAAATTGATGATTTGTTGAAGAAATATGTTCTAGAAATATggattaattaaaaaagtctATTAATTTCTTAAGAATACCTTTAGTAATGTATTATTCGTATTTCAGTGATTGAAAGAGATTGTATTAAAAGAAGCTTTGAAGTATTTTAGTGACAGAATTATTGACTGAATAGTTCTAGAGATAATAATACttctttaaaattgttgataaaaaaataaattacttctTGGAAGTATCTTCaaaatgaatgtgaatgtttTAGTGATGCAATTATttagagaaagaaaaaatatctATTCTCATATATGAATAGTatcatttataaatactttatattcTCAAAGGCtgttttatatatgaaataagtTTTGAACAGCTTAAGACTCCAATTTACATAGCAGCATTAAAGTTGGAAAAGGATCCTACCCAAGGCTTTATTTTTGTCGACTAATGAAATTTAAGCTtgttaaattgataaatatgtACAAGATATTAGAAATCTCTGCACACTTCATTGTTATCCCAGGAATCCGTTCAACTTGTTGCTCAAGCAAGTCTGGAAATAGATTTATTACTAAACCGGACAATCGCAACACCAACAAAGCCGCACTTTGGGTAGCCCGCATATTCATTGGGTTCTGTTGCATAAATCAAGTCCGAGTAAACTAGCATATGCAACCTTTATACTACGGATTTGCTTATGTGATATCAATATGTAATCACATTAAGTTGATGAAGGTTgcggcaaacagcaacagactCCATCACATAGATGCCGCTGCCTGTTGCAATATGCTTTTAATAGTATTAACACAGACCAAATGCCATTATAATATTCTGGGCATACTTCCCTCCCTCCCCTCAGGCGATATTGTGGCAAATCGACTCCCTGTGATGCCAAGCGACAACACATGATAACACggcatccacacacacacatacacaagtaAAGTTGCATCAGAGGGGGTTCATATTATGTTGCAGAATGTATGCAAAGTGCAAACATAAACcttgtgttgcatacttaaTGGGGCTAAATGCACTGAAGGCTAATTGCATTACGCCagacagccacacacacacttatatgagtgtgtgtatgtgtgtgagagagtgtctATGGGATGAAACACTGTGTGACCAGATCGACACAAAAAGTATTCAAGTCAATTATTTCCCTTTGCCGTTGCACATTAATTCCcgcattaattaattgatggACAGCCTGGAAAAGCGTTTCTACACGCCCTCAAGGCTTTTTCACTTTGCCTCCCCCCCTCTCTATATACTATCCATCCCTCATAATTATTCATATTGATGCCATCGATAagtatctggtatattttgtataatcaaCATAATCAACTTAATACTAACCATAcgtattctatatataaaacttATGCAAATACTATAtgataaatatgtatacataatttgtttaacgtttttcttttatacactttgttgtttctttgttttttgtacaaataaaaaaaaaccgaaaccaaaaaatacatattttatgaaaatttctCTTAAATGCTTGTTTGATTGGTAAAAATGTGAGTAACAAATTTTCCAACCCACTTCTTCTAACTGGTAAATACTCGTAACACTGACTCGTAACTCCATAATAATACCAtagtaaatattatacaaCCCCCATAATCTGTCAGCATGTCGCTGTGTActgtctttctttcttcttgtTAATCTATGTTAactagttatttttattttacttctttaattataaactATCTCCCTGTGTTAAAATAATAGTTCTTCAATATCTATTTCTTTAGATGTTTTGAGgtgaaatatttgctttatacattttaatcaaCATTTACTACATGCTCGAATTATcttataatcattttattttgttatttttaggGTATAGTTGTAGGATttaaaaaatgctaaatttaaaaatacattttagatatattttttagacaAATTTTATACTGtcatatttatgaaaaattatatttgaaaacattaagtagtattcaaatatactatattttcaagttttattaaaaaaactaaactcgttttagtatatactgattttatacacatttttcagtataactctaaacttatttaaaaaaaatttaaattctgttttaaaacattaagtagtatgcaaatatactatacttttatttaaaatactaaactcATTCTAGTACATTCTGagtttatatacatttttcagAATATACGCCATTCCAAGATAATTTCTTTAGATTCAAcagttttaataaatgtttcaTTAAATCTTCgtttttaaatcttttttagATTTAAGGTTACTCTGTGtaacttttttatattcctttcccaaaatactttttgtaaatgaattatttttagacGTGCTAGCAAACCCCAATGAAATCTTCCTTTTAACTTTCTAcctaacttttaatttaaactcccccaaaaaaagacaaaaaaagaGTATCTCCCGCTCTCTAGAGATTTTGTTAATACGTATTATGAGTTTTGTTCTCTTTGTTAATCGTGTAAAACGCAGTTGATTAACATGAAGCATCAACGTGCTTAGACCACAATTCCCCAACCGAATCAAAAGCAGACTCAacccaaaccaaaccaaaccaagaagaaacaaaacgaaaacaaattgtatgcTGAACATTGCATTTGTATGACCTTTTTGCAGACTGTTCCTGTGCGGGCAAAACGACGTCTGGCTATGAAACGGATGAAGAGAACAACACACAACCATTCAATCCGATTGCAACGAACGGAGAGCCATTCCCCTGGCTGGACAAGATGCTGCCGACAAGTGCACGACCCATGCGCTATATGGTAACGATACATCCCAATCTCACTACACTCGATGTCAAAGGTAAGAAGCAGtgccaaagcaaacaacaagtaGAAAGAAATCTTTCAACTGTTTGCTAATGTAATTTCTGTACTTTTTTCTTGTGGGCAGGTCAAGTAACCATCGATCTGTTCATTGAGAAGGAGACCAACTTTATTGTGCTGCACATACAGGACCTCAACGTAACGGAGAAGGTGAGTGAAGTCCTTCGACTTGAACTTGGACTTGGAGCCATAATTATTAACGGTCTTTTTCACTAATTGCGAAATTGATTTAGGCCCTCGTAACTCCGGGTCCCAAGGGATATGTGCTGAAGATTGTCAAGGTATTGGAGTTTCCGCCACGCCAGCAATTGTACATTGAGGTGAAGGAGAAGCTAAAGAAAAAATCCAATTATACGTTGAATTTGCGTTGGTATTCCAAATTGAATCCAGAGCCCGAGGGCTTCTATGTGGATCAGTATGAGAGCTTCAATGGACGGGAACGGTAAGCAGAAACAGTTCGCAAATGaattcattataaatttatgatttttatgagTGCTTTGCAGACGTGTGCCATGTtaagtttattgatttttttaaggCAGCTAAAAGATATAGTAATGGAATGCGAAGCGTTCCGACAATTGTATTGCTTATGATATAAATTAAGAAAGATTTATTAGACTAGCCTTGAACATTTGACTAAAAACAGATGGACAAACGGTCTGACGATTGCCACATGAACTGAATTCAGCTTAACGATAATACAATAAGAgacttatttatatatttagaagCTGTTGGAGaagttgtttcatttttgttaaCTTGATTTTTATGGTAGCTATGCGATTGGATTTATCTTAACATATATGTTGctaatagtaaaaataaatatgtctaTAAAGTTTGATGAAgatagtttttaaaataagcgACTAATGAGACTAGAAGCACATGGACAGACGGGCAGACGGATTGAAAAAAATGGGCATACGAACTTTAAGTTAATGCCTTATGAGACCTATTTAATTTCTGtatgctttttaaataatttaaaaataaaatgcaaatagttGTATAACATTATTGGAGTTTAATAGTTAGTAATAGTTTCTTAGTGGTATCTTTCATTTCCATTAAAATCTTTTAAGAGTACCTTAATAATTTTGGCAACTAAACTTTGAATTtagctaaagccaaagcaactagcAAAGCACAATAAATTTTAGGCtagattataaattaatttgtaatctatgcttttagaataaaaataatgaaacttTCAATAtctttatcatatttttaattaaactcttTTAAtaccttcccttcccttcacAGCCTTCTCGCTGCCACAGTCTTCAGACCAAATGGCGCCCGTCGCGCTTTTCCGTGCTTCGATGAGCCGCATGTGCGTGCTCCCTTCCGTGTCTCTGTGTTCCGTGATCGCTTCCACATCGGTCTTTCCAACTCCATAGTGCACACCACAGAAGATGTGGGCTTCTACATGGGCACAGGGCTGGTAAGTCAAATGATATTTACTCACAATCAATACGTAATCAACTAATGCCAATTACAATTTGCAGCTGCGTGACGACTTCATTGAGACACCGCCACTGCCCGCTGACGCCATCGCCTGGGTTGTTAGCGACTTTCAGCGGGAATCGCTGCAACCCTCCGCTGCCTATATACCCACCACAGTGGCTCCGGCCACCGCTGGCACTGGCAAGAAGCCATCGCAGCTGAACAACTACACGCAGCTGAAGAGCAAGAATCCGCCAGTGCGAAATATCACAGCGTTGACGCATTCACTGAATGTGAATCTGACGCCGTTTCAAAGTGCCAACAGCACCACAACCACAGCGCTGCCCGTGATCATCAATGGCAACGGAAAACCCTCGAATCTCACATCGCTATCACAGTCCACAGGCTCTTCCATCAAGCGAGCACCTTCTTATACTTTCTATGCACCACGGGATTTGTTGCCACGCTCCTCGTTCATTCTTCACACATCACGCGATGTTCTTGAATATCTGCAAACGTGGCTGGACATCAGTTACCCTCTGACCAAGGTGGACTTTGTGGCGCTGCCTTCGCTGGATCGCAATCTAATCTCATCGCTGGGTCTGGTTACACTCAAGACTTCCTTTCTAACGGATCCGCATTCAATAACCTCGGAGCAATATCAATTCAGTGCGCTGCGCATTGCCGAGGCGATGGTTCGACAATTCTTTGGCGGCATCACCTCACGCAAAGTGCTCAAAGATGTCTGGCTGTGGGAGGGACTCATTCAATACCTTGGAATTCATGCTTTGGCTCCGCTTCAAGAAACGTGGCCACTGCGTGAAATGTATCTACTAAAGATGGCAACAGCTGCACTGGATATTGATGCCATCCAAGGCTGGGATAGCATTATGAATGGCACGAGTCACGATGGCAACAATGAGGAGTTCTTTGTGCAGAAAACCGCTGCCATCTTTTCCATGCTCCACACAGCCATTGGCGAGGATCGTTTCCGTGGCTGCTTGGGCACTTTTCTCAAACTGAATCGCTTCAAGACCGCCGAACCTACAGATTTGTGGACCATTTGCACTAAGAAAGCGAACGGTTCGAAGAACATCAAGGACATGATGACCCTGTGGACTCATCAACCTGGTTTCCCTTTGTTGACCGTCACCAAAATGGGCAAcagcatttccatttcccagCGACCATTCAAACCCGCCGATTTTCTGGCAATTCATGATGACTCCTACGatggcaacaactacaacaagacGACGGTGAATGCCACTGAGATGCCCAGCACAGTGGCACCTACAACGCAGGCCAGCAAACACAAGGCAGCGCCTAGTATGAAGTGGATCTTCCCAGTCACCTATGTGACGGACATCAACAACGTCAGCGAAACACTTTGGATGCAGAATATTGATGGTGAGTAGcaaatgagagagagaaaaacacacaTTGCGACCTAGATCATTCTATAATTCAGTTGATAACCCAACTGAACTCTCAACCTCCCAAAATAGCAGCAAAATTACGTCTAATTCAATCCAGATCGTCGCATAAATCATCTGCCAAGTGACAAGATCATTTACAAACTTATCGCTTTGAAAAAAATGCGATCAACCCATAAATAAAGCTCTCCACGAACATAATCAAAGATCACTCAATAACATCTGCATTcattatgaatgaaataataatcgAAAATATCTCAGACACAAACGAATTCAGTGATCAGTGAAAGCATTGCAATGCGCAACCTgttttaatactaaaatgaGATCGTCTGAGAACAAAAACCTTCTTATCTCTAATACAAATGCGATCAGTAATTACTAGTGAAATTATACGACAATTAAACCTGTTGTCCAGTTGCTATAGTGATTAATGAACACGTCATAAAACAGTCGACAACGGCACTTGTAATACTGCGATTtagaatttagtatatattgaaaaaaaaaagaaaacatatgaCTACTAAGTCTAACGCAAATGATTGATGAGGGCAAATATTCCATTACAAAACTGGTTGGAGAGAACACTTATTAAGTAATTTCATCATTATCGCATAGGTTCTGGAAGTGTATAATATGTTGTAATAATAGaagtttgtatatttattgaaatggttttcatatttatagataaatgtatagaaatgaagaaaaatctTCATTGAAGTAGTTTCAGTAGATAAATCTATTCATTGTAGAAATGGAGAGAAGTAAAAGattaatttttctattttccatAACATTATTCTTTCAAATACTATTCCGAATTATATTAGTAATTCAATTTAGTCACTTATTGatcatattttcaaaacaattttcaaattatgtaaaaattagaaataccTTATAGCATATTAGAATACAACTAAGCaattacattaatattaacataaaCCAGTCAGAAATAAAAACCGGAAATGTCGCGTGTCATTAACAACTCTGCTGACCTTAAAACTTaactcaattcaattcaataattcAAAACAATATGAGATCAATGATCGCTCGACTAACCAATGTCAATTCGAAACCATTTCAGTGACTTTCAATGTGCCGGAGAATGTGAAATGGATCAAGGTTAATGCCATACAGAATGGTTACTATCGCGTTGTCTACAACGATGACAACTGGGCGAGTCTCATCGAGGAGCTGTCCAACAATCCCAAGCGTTTCACCAGCGAGGTTAGTTATTACTTAATCTtctgatttaaaattttattaatgaattaattcaaACTTTTACAGGATCGTCTGGGCATGTTATCGGATGCATTTACGCTGTGCCATGCGAATCTGTTGCCCTGTGAAATCACCATGAACATGATTCAATATCTGCCGAGTGAAACGCATTACGGACCCATGGCTTTGGCTGTGCGGCATTTGGAGAAATGGCGTCGCATACTCAAGTACTCTGAATGCTTTCTCATGCTTAGCGAGtttatcaaaatgaaaatatccaCGGTGATGGAGAAGGTGGGCTGGATCGATGAAGGCGATGTGGCAACCAGGTGAGTGGGAATATAAATGTGAAGTGTTTATAGAGGAAGAAATTTGGCAATGGAAATGTGGTTCAACGGAAAATAAAAGGtcttatatttaatttaataatgtaatttaataatgaaagaAATGATTAAATAGATTAgttaataaactaaaaaagtaagaaagctacagtcgagtgtgcttcactgtaagatacccgctaacaattttgaataaaggtaaaatattgcggtattgaaaatatatcacattgtatatttgttatatcgatataatactacattcaaattttACCTAGATTGcagaatataccagactgtcagCTAAAgcttacaaaagtatttctttaataacttctacaatttttatcggATCGCAACctaattttcaggaatcacctAGACTATAGTTACTAttgtaaataccaaaattagctttaaaattacgcttaattttaaagtaaaaatgctgtaaaaaaaaaattatagctcggTCTAGGTCATACgtacagacggacatggctagatcgacTCGGCTGTGGACGCTGATcaacatatatactttatagggtcggagatgccttcttctatcgataatatatatttcctgccggcacaaagttataatactcttctaccctatgggtagcgggtataaaaattaatgttaaaattaaGGGTTCTATTGAACACAGAATTATTGCAATGAAACCGTG
It encodes:
- the LOC117574269 gene encoding endoplasmic reticulum aminopeptidase 2 isoform X4 — its product is MLPTSARPMRYMVTIHPNLTTLDVKGQVTIDLFIEKETNFIVLHIQDLNVTEKALVTPGPKGYVLKIVKVLEFPPRQQLYIEVKEKLKKKSNYTLNLRWYSKLNPEPEGFYVDQYESFNGRERLLAATVFRPNGARRAFPCFDEPHVRAPFRVSVFRDRFHIGLSNSIVHTTEDVGFYMGTGLLRDDFIETPPLPADAIAWVVSDFQRESLQPSAAYIPTTVAPATAGTGKKPSQLNNYTQLKSKNPPVRNITALTHSLNVNLTPFQSANSTTTTALPVIINGNGKPSNLTSLSQSTGSSIKRAPSYTFYAPRDLLPRSSFILHTSRDVLEYLQTWLDISYPLTKVDFVALPSLDRNLISSLGLVTLKTSFLTDPHSITSEQYQFSALRIAEAMVRQFFGGITSRKVLKDVWLWEGLIQYLGIHALAPLQETWPLREMYLLKMATAALDIDAIQGWDSIMNGTSHDGNNEEFFVQKTAAIFSMLHTAIGEDRFRGCLGTFLKLNRFKTAEPTDLWTICTKKANGSKNIKDMMTLWTHQPGFPLLTVTKMGNSISISQRPFKPADFLAIHDDSYDGNNYNKTTVNATEMPSTVAPTTQASKHKAAPSMKWIFPVTYVTDINNVSETLWMQNIDVTFNVPENVKWIKVNAIQNGYYRVVYNDDNWASLIEELSNNPKRFTSEDRLGMLSDAFTLCHANLLPCEITMNMIQYLPSETHYGPMALAVRHLEKWRRILKYSECFLMLSEFIKMKISTVMEKVGWIDEGDVATRLMRPEVLLASVLWEDIDSITKAKNMLNQYLYYNGSAISPNLREVVYTGSILSGEYIYWQHCWERFVTLQRTSETFVERMQLLRALGRTKDAWLQNRLLSHVTMLPTEEVVQVLKAIAGTPTGGAMACRFLQAKWFELEKRLGPGTISFAKVISAITQYGATKFDYDELKSLVHRFGRGQGMSVLNMTLSSVASNVEWVARSQTALYKWVESNLHSHR